A stretch of Maniola hyperantus chromosome 15, iAphHyp1.2, whole genome shotgun sequence DNA encodes these proteins:
- the Pex14 gene encoding peroxisomal membrane protein PEX14 isoform X3: protein MASEILTSSGTDIRENLVTTAIKFLSNPNVQRCTMESKERFLRSKGLTDAEIHRAIEKCTGMLDVPSLTSELMMFQHSRKSWFRERIVPLIVYGGFIYGCYWFYKNCIRQLLFVEPPKRKTSLECMDEVRKSLDVMNASISSLRGEMQTCVKQTTLKTQLDNLKDDIASVKGILLNRNQFPALKTRTEPPSIPAWQRQSEEATSTEAAEQKKPHRSRSQRSESGGSNSSEGEHATKNSDSSLEIIT from the exons GTGACCACAGCCATCAAGTTCCTATCAAACCCGAACGTGCAACGATGTACCATGGAGAGCAAGGAGCGGTTCCTGCGCAGCAAGGGTTTAACCGACGCAGAAATACATAGAGCCATAGAGAAATGTACCGGGATGCTGGATGTGCCGTCTCTGACGTCCGAGCTGATGATGTTCCAACACTCGCGGAAATCCTGGTTCAGAGAGAGGATCGTGCCTCTTATAGTCTACGGCGGATTCATATATGGctgctattggttttataag AACTGCATACGACAGCTCCTATTCGTGGAGCCTCCGAAACGCAAAACCTCTTTAGAATGCATGGACGAGGTGAGGAAGTCCCTGGACGTTATGAACGCAAGCATATCGTCGCTACGCGGAGAAATGCAGACGTGCGTCAAACAGACTACATTGAAAACGCAGCTGGACAACTTGAAGGATGATATTGCGTCGGTCAAAGGAATATTACTCAATAG AAACCAGTTCCCCGCACTCAAAACGCGAACAGAACCGCCCTCCATACCCGCGTGGCAGCGGCAGTCGGAAGAGGCGACGTCCACCGAAGCGGCGGAACAGAAGAAGCCTCACCGGAGCCGCAGCCAGCGCTCCGAGTCGGGCGGCTCCAACTCCAGCGAGGGCGAACACGCCACGAAGAACAGCGACAGCAGTCTGGAGAtcat AACATGA
- the LOC117988659 gene encoding uncharacterized protein — MEFQFIIFLVFFVLHYVSGHYQLCENNTKVTRSCTTQILGAGHSDVNSCKVEYIPPNSADCMDSFGPMSSNSHIGGVKLKPYILPVEHNDYRSIYSVNYTVLNITFSNIKWKTMKFRFQNHKNVESHCRNIVISNKVTINDQSVLYYDCYWSLTDGNYNGQSHILDFEASDDYVVNRGQYYFNIPTAEMLSPTITEKDWKPFVYIENLTNSMKLHIMPPPAQLRITAYQISIMKECDKGTQCNETVKHTTVKMSNDSQEVTYDYSWPIKAGSYYFVVTPMHDKCQSGEVKCQFVKSPKIVISVQAHQTLNICIASITALVVATLFAYYIVLRVIRRYWCKEYGQEIPPPTKVLVIYSPANRLHAECVASFVTYLRSEYGLDVMYDGDISLTSHEDPYYWAEDAIKLASHIMYIVGPAENANLYNNIYDKPINAHTNVDILLLSLLKAVRASRCQKDIMNVFFEHSNGSVPIETKHDKVFFLLKDWQKLIAHLSKNLLPKKQIMRTEKGKCFLEDLSRAKKLLNGRNDDVIVRCEKGFVEKKVLL, encoded by the exons ATGGAgtttcaatttattatttttcttgtgTTTTTTGTGCTACATTATGTTTCTGGACATTATCAGCTATGTGAAAATAATACGAAGGTAACACGCAGCTGTACGACACAG attcTTGGTGCTGGTCATTCTGATGTCAATTCATGTAAAGTTGAATATATCCCGCCAAACAGTGCTGACTGCATGGACAGCTTTGGCCCAATGTCCTCTAACTCTCACATCGGTGGGGTCAAGCTGAAGCCCTACATACTGCCGGTAGAGCATAACGACTATAGGTCTATCTACTCCGTCAATTATACAGTACTGAACATCACGTTTAGCAATATAAAATGGAAAA CCATGAAATTCCGTTTCCAAAACCACAAGAATGTGGAGAGCCACTGCAGGAACATCGTGATATCCAACAAGGTGACCATCAACGACCAGTCAGTTCTGTACTATGACTGCTACTGGTCCCTCACAGATGGAAACTACAATGGGCAGAGCCATATACTGGACTTTGAGGCATCTGATGATTATGTTGTCAACCGGGGGCAGTATTACTTCAATATACCTACCGCAGAGATGCTGA GTCCAACAATAACCGAGAAGGATTGGAAACCGTTTGTATACATAGAAAATTTGACAAACTCAATGAAACTACACATAATGCCCCCGCCGGCCCAGCTCAGGATCACGGCTTACCAGATAAGCATCATGAAAGAGTGCGACAAGGGCACCCAGTGTAATGAAACTGTCAAACACACCACTGTCAAAATGAGTAATGACTCCCAAGAAGTGACATATGACTACAGTTGGCCAATCAAAGCCGGGTCGTACTATTTCGTTGTGACCCCAATGCATGATAAGTGTCAAAGTGGGGAAGTCAAGTGTCAGTTTGTGAAAAGCCCCAAAATTGTCATCA GTGTGCAAGCCCACCAGACCCTGAACATCTGTATCGCCAGCATCACTGCGCTGGTGGTGGCTACTCTGTTCGCCTACTACATCGTGCTGCGCGTAATACGACGCTACTGGTGCAAGGAATATGGACAAG AAATCCCTCCACCAACCAAAGTGCTAGTGATATATTCACCGGCGAACCGTTTACACGCGGAATGCGTGGCCTCGTTCGTGACCTACCTCCGTAGCGAATACGGTCTAGACGTTATGTACGACGGCGATATCTCTCTAACGAGCCACGAAGACCCGTACTACTGGGCTGAGGACGCAATAAAACTAGCTTCACATATCATGTACATAGTCGGCCCTGCAGAAAACGCTAATCTATACAACAATATATACGACaaacctatcaacgcacacacAAACGTCGATATCCTACTCCTATCATTACTAAAAGCGGTCCGAGCTTCAAGATGCCAGAAGGACATAATGAACGTATTCTTCGAACACTCAAACGGCTCAGTACCGATCGAAACTAAACATGACAAAGTCTTTTTCCTACTCAAAGATTGGCAGAAACTCATCGCCCATCTATCAAAGAATTTGCTGCCGAAGAAACAGATCATGAGAACGGAAAAAGGCAAATGCTTTCTTGAAGATTTGTCGAGGGCCAAGAAATTGTTGAATGGTAGGAACGATGACGTCATAGTACGATGTGAGAAGGGATTTGTTGAGAAGAAAGTGCTCCTGTAA
- the LOC117989061 gene encoding uncharacterized protein, translating into MEESLIVFFIVFIILQQTLGEHFQLCSNMTIVPRNCFSQILGFHSSDKTATCDVENNLDDSPDCMNSYSSTPVVSGSRLGQISIEPFILRLQCDRPDSYTINHAVPNIVFREIKWKRLKFRIEKLGSRPANRLCSNLFISDNMKLDDRTVLHYDCYKSLTDGSYNGMTHVLDLEATDGTVVDRRKFLFYIPSARMLSPNSDETHWKPFVYVENLVTTMQLRIVPPPALLNFTYQVQVKKTCVDCTDELVENITVKSYNSDGEEVSYDYTPSTLGSYYFVVTTLHDQCTSGEVECQSVKSPAVPLAVKPNMLTTYIIVTGSLIAVSLLVYLIYRRYCRGASEMPKPTKVLVIYPPANSVHSECVASFVAYLRSEYGFDISYDGDIPATTHCDPYFWAEDVIKQATHIMYIVGPKDNENYPHSVLQNVDKLLLSFLKAIRAIQSKEVVNVFFEHSNGPVPNETRNDRVFYLLRDWQKLIAYLSRDLLPKKQIMRTDKGKCLIENLTRMKKSLNEPYVV; encoded by the exons atgGAAGAAAGTCTGATTgtgttttttattgtttttattattttgcaacAAACTCTTGGTGAACACTTTCAACTTTGCAGCAACATGACAATAGTACCACGGAATTGCTTCTCACAG ATATTGGGATTTCATAGTTCCGATAAAACTGCAACGTGTGACGTGGAAAATAATCTGGATGATAGCCCTGACTGTATGAACAGCTATAGTTCTACTCCTGTGGTATCTGGCTCTCGTCTAGGCCAAATAAGCATAGAGCCCTTTATCCTACGTTTACAGTGTGACAGACCTGACAGTTATACGATCAACCATGCTGTACCAAATATTGTATTCAGAGAAATAAAATGGAAAA gattgAAGTTCAGAATTGAAAAACTTGGGAGTAGACCTGCTAATCGGCTTTGCAGTAATTTATTCATATCAGATAATATGAAGCTTGACGATCGAACAGTGTTGCATTATGATTGCTACAAGTCCCTAACAGACGGTAGTTACAACGGAATGACACATGTATTGGATTTGGAGGCTACTGATGGTACTGTTGTTGATAGGAGAAAGTTCCTGTTTTACATACCATCGGCCCGTATGCTGA GCCCAAACTCAGACGAGACGCATTGGAAACCATTTGTTTACGTAGAAAACCTTGTGACCACGATGCAACTGCGAATAGTGCCACCTCCAGCACTATTGAATTTCACATACCAAGTACAAGTAAAAAAGACTTGTGTGGACTGTACGGACGAATTGGTTGAAAATATTACTGTGAAAAGCTATAATAGTGACGGTGAAGAAGTGAGCTACGATTACACACCATCTACTCTTGGTTCATACTACTTTGTAGTGACTACACTTCACGATCAATGTACGAGTGGAGAAGTTGAGTGCCAGTCCGTAAAAAGTCCTGCAGTTCCTCTTG ctGTGAAGCCCAATATGCTGACCACCTACATCATCGTTACTGGGTCATTGATTGCTGTTTCTTTGTTGGTGTACCTTATCTACCGCCGATACTGCAGAGGTGCATCAG AAATGCCAAAACCAACCAAAGTACTGGTTATCTACCCTCCAGCCAACAGTGTCCACTCCGAGTGTGTTGCGTCATTCGTGGCCTACCTCCGCTCAGAATATGGCTTCGACATCTCGTATGACGGAGACATACCCGCTACAACTCACTGCGACCCATATTTCTGGGCTGAAGACGTCATCAAACAAGCAACCCACATCATGTACATAGTGGGACCAAAGGACAACGAAAATTACCCCCATAGTGTCCTTCAGAACGTAGACAAACTACTCCTATCATTTCTCAAAGCAATCAGAGCTATACAGTCTAAAGAAGTTGTAAACGTGTTTTTCGAACATTCAAACGGCCCAGTACCAAATGAAACAAGGAACGAtagagttttttatttattgagggACTGGCAAAAACTCATCGCTTATTTGTCCAGGGATTTGCTGCCGAAGAAGCAAATTATGAGAACGGATAAAGGGAAATGTTTAATAGAAAATCTCACGCGCATGAAAAAGTCGTTGAACGAACCTTACGTTGTATGA
- the Pex14 gene encoding peroxisomal membrane protein PEX14 isoform X2, protein MASEILTSSGTDIRENLFQVTTAIKFLSNPNVQRCTMESKERFLRSKGLTDAEIHRAIEKCTGMLDVPSLTSELMMFQHSRKSWFRERIVPLIVYGGFIYGCYWFYKNCIRQLLFVEPPKRKTSLECMDEVRKSLDVMNASISSLRGEMQTCVKQTTLKTQLDNLKDDIASVKGILLNRNQFPALKTRTEPPSIPAWQRQSEEATSTEAAEQKKPHRSRSQRSESGGSNSSEGEHATKNSDSSLEIM, encoded by the exons TTCCAGGTGACCACAGCCATCAAGTTCCTATCAAACCCGAACGTGCAACGATGTACCATGGAGAGCAAGGAGCGGTTCCTGCGCAGCAAGGGTTTAACCGACGCAGAAATACATAGAGCCATAGAGAAATGTACCGGGATGCTGGATGTGCCGTCTCTGACGTCCGAGCTGATGATGTTCCAACACTCGCGGAAATCCTGGTTCAGAGAGAGGATCGTGCCTCTTATAGTCTACGGCGGATTCATATATGGctgctattggttttataag AACTGCATACGACAGCTCCTATTCGTGGAGCCTCCGAAACGCAAAACCTCTTTAGAATGCATGGACGAGGTGAGGAAGTCCCTGGACGTTATGAACGCAAGCATATCGTCGCTACGCGGAGAAATGCAGACGTGCGTCAAACAGACTACATTGAAAACGCAGCTGGACAACTTGAAGGATGATATTGCGTCGGTCAAAGGAATATTACTCAATAG AAACCAGTTCCCCGCACTCAAAACGCGAACAGAACCGCCCTCCATACCCGCGTGGCAGCGGCAGTCGGAAGAGGCGACGTCCACCGAAGCGGCGGAACAGAAGAAGCCTCACCGGAGCCGCAGCCAGCGCTCCGAGTCGGGCGGCTCCAACTCCAGCGAGGGCGAACACGCCACGAAGAACAGCGACAGCAGTCTGGAGAtcatgtag
- the Pex14 gene encoding peroxisomal membrane protein PEX14 isoform X1, translating into MASEILTSSGTDIRENLFQVTTAIKFLSNPNVQRCTMESKERFLRSKGLTDAEIHRAIEKCTGMLDVPSLTSELMMFQHSRKSWFRERIVPLIVYGGFIYGCYWFYKNCIRQLLFVEPPKRKTSLECMDEVRKSLDVMNASISSLRGEMQTCVKQTTLKTQLDNLKDDIASVKGILLNRNQFPALKTRTEPPSIPAWQRQSEEATSTEAAEQKKPHRSRSQRSESGGSNSSEGEHATKNSDSSLEIIT; encoded by the exons TTCCAGGTGACCACAGCCATCAAGTTCCTATCAAACCCGAACGTGCAACGATGTACCATGGAGAGCAAGGAGCGGTTCCTGCGCAGCAAGGGTTTAACCGACGCAGAAATACATAGAGCCATAGAGAAATGTACCGGGATGCTGGATGTGCCGTCTCTGACGTCCGAGCTGATGATGTTCCAACACTCGCGGAAATCCTGGTTCAGAGAGAGGATCGTGCCTCTTATAGTCTACGGCGGATTCATATATGGctgctattggttttataag AACTGCATACGACAGCTCCTATTCGTGGAGCCTCCGAAACGCAAAACCTCTTTAGAATGCATGGACGAGGTGAGGAAGTCCCTGGACGTTATGAACGCAAGCATATCGTCGCTACGCGGAGAAATGCAGACGTGCGTCAAACAGACTACATTGAAAACGCAGCTGGACAACTTGAAGGATGATATTGCGTCGGTCAAAGGAATATTACTCAATAG AAACCAGTTCCCCGCACTCAAAACGCGAACAGAACCGCCCTCCATACCCGCGTGGCAGCGGCAGTCGGAAGAGGCGACGTCCACCGAAGCGGCGGAACAGAAGAAGCCTCACCGGAGCCGCAGCCAGCGCTCCGAGTCGGGCGGCTCCAACTCCAGCGAGGGCGAACACGCCACGAAGAACAGCGACAGCAGTCTGGAGAtcat AACATGA